The Gemmatimonadaceae bacterium genome includes a window with the following:
- a CDS encoding ABC transporter ATP-binding protein, producing MTEVAPRLALAGISRHYGPVMALDDASLSVAAGEVHALLGENGAGKSTLMKVAFGLEQPDSGTVLVDGQRVALRSPRDAMRHGIGMVQQHFALVDAMTVAENVALGRQGRLDLQDTARRIRDISAESGLPLDPHALVGTLPVGARQRVEIIKALSQHSRILILDEPTAVLSPREAGELLAWARRFADAGGTVILIAHKLREVLSVAHRVTVLRRGASVFTAPVSQVTEADLARAMIGSTFTDAPAGPADAIPSAGARPVITLRNVTALDEQGVTRLADASVEVHAGEILGIAAVEGAGQRELLRVMSGRLGATHGTVSTPPSVGFVPEDRHRDAVVLDATLTENVVLQGAGARRGLVAWATERARTARMMAARDVRAAGPDTRMSSLSGGNQQKLVLGRELDAGSDAIVVENPSRGLDIRATADVHTALRRARNDGTAVVVYSSDLDEVLALADRIVVVAAGRLQAVGLDREAIGRAMLSAGR from the coding sequence GTGACGGAGGTCGCGCCGCGCCTGGCGCTGGCAGGCATCAGCCGACACTACGGTCCGGTCATGGCGCTGGACGACGCGAGCCTGTCGGTCGCCGCAGGCGAGGTGCACGCGCTGCTCGGCGAGAACGGTGCCGGGAAGTCCACCCTCATGAAGGTCGCATTCGGCCTCGAGCAGCCCGACAGCGGCACGGTGCTCGTCGATGGCCAGCGCGTGGCACTCCGCTCACCGCGCGATGCCATGCGGCACGGCATCGGCATGGTCCAGCAGCACTTCGCCCTCGTCGACGCCATGACGGTCGCCGAGAACGTCGCGCTCGGCCGTCAGGGACGGCTCGACCTGCAGGACACCGCACGGCGGATCCGCGACATCTCGGCAGAATCCGGCTTGCCGCTCGATCCACATGCCCTCGTCGGTACGCTGCCGGTCGGCGCACGGCAGCGCGTCGAGATCATCAAGGCGCTGTCGCAGCACTCCCGGATCCTGATTCTCGATGAGCCAACCGCCGTGCTCTCGCCACGGGAGGCGGGCGAACTGCTTGCCTGGGCGAGGCGTTTCGCCGATGCCGGCGGCACGGTCATTCTCATCGCGCACAAGCTGCGCGAGGTGCTGAGCGTCGCACACCGTGTCACCGTGCTGCGGCGCGGCGCGAGTGTGTTCACGGCGCCGGTGTCGCAGGTCACCGAGGCCGACCTGGCGCGGGCCATGATCGGCAGCACCTTCACCGATGCGCCAGCCGGGCCGGCGGACGCGATCCCGTCCGCCGGCGCCCGCCCGGTCATCACACTGCGGAACGTGACGGCCCTCGATGAACAGGGCGTCACACGCCTGGCCGATGCATCGGTCGAGGTCCATGCCGGCGAGATCCTCGGCATCGCCGCCGTGGAGGGCGCCGGCCAGCGCGAGCTGCTTCGCGTGATGTCCGGTCGCCTTGGCGCCACGCACGGCACCGTGAGCACACCCCCGAGCGTTGGCTTCGTCCCGGAGGATCGACACCGGGACGCCGTGGTGCTGGACGCGACGCTCACCGAGAACGTGGTCTTGCAGGGCGCCGGAGCACGGCGCGGGCTGGTGGCATGGGCGACAGAACGCGCGCGGACGGCGCGAATGATGGCCGCGCGCGACGTGCGTGCGGCGGGACCCGACACGCGGATGTCGTCGCTCTCGGGCGGCAACCAGCAGAAGCTCGTGCTCGGCCGCGAGCTGGACGCCGGATCCGACGCCATCGTGGTCGAGAATCCCTCCCGCGGGCTCGACATCCGGGCGACGGCCGACGTGCACACCGCCCTCCGCCGCGCCCGCAATGACGGCACGGCCGTGGTCGTGTACTCGAGTGACCTCGACGAAGTGCTGGCACTCGCCGACCGGATCGTCGTGGTCGCAGCGGGGCGGTTGCAGGCGGTAGGACTGGACCGCGAGGCGATCGGGCGTGCGATGCTGTCGGCCGGACGCTGA
- a CDS encoding Nif3-like dinuclear metal center hexameric protein, translating into MTGTGAQAATTSVIAPWLDDLLETQTTPDYAGALNGLQFDHLGPVTRVAAAVDASLRTVELAAEAGANLLIVHHGLFWAGAQPVRGTLHRKFRRLVTADIAVYSAHLPLDRHTAIGNNALLARELGLTPGATWLPYKGVPIGVVAETDMPTAELCDRARRFAAAHGHHTVVTPHDAARRTRRVAICTGGGASSESLREAINLGADTLVVGEGPHHTAVDAEEAGLVVIYAGHYATETLGVQALAARVAAQWNLPWSFLPAPSGL; encoded by the coding sequence ATGACGGGGACCGGAGCGCAGGCGGCCACGACATCGGTGATCGCACCCTGGCTCGACGACCTGCTCGAGACGCAGACGACACCGGACTACGCCGGCGCGCTGAACGGGCTGCAGTTCGACCACCTCGGCCCGGTGACCCGCGTCGCCGCCGCGGTCGACGCCTCGCTGCGCACCGTGGAACTGGCGGCGGAAGCCGGCGCCAACCTGCTGATCGTGCACCACGGCCTCTTCTGGGCCGGCGCGCAGCCCGTGCGCGGCACGCTGCACCGGAAGTTCCGCCGGCTGGTCACGGCAGACATCGCGGTCTACAGTGCACACCTGCCACTCGACCGGCACACCGCGATCGGCAACAATGCCCTGCTCGCGCGCGAACTCGGCCTCACGCCGGGTGCCACCTGGCTGCCCTACAAGGGCGTGCCGATCGGCGTCGTCGCGGAGACGGACATGCCGACGGCCGAGCTCTGCGACCGGGCCCGGCGCTTCGCCGCCGCGCATGGGCATCACACGGTGGTGACACCGCACGACGCAGCACGCCGGACTCGCCGCGTTGCGATCTGCACCGGCGGCGGAGCATCGAGCGAATCACTGCGTGAGGCGATCAACCTCGGCGCCGACACACTGGTGGTCGGTGAGGGACCACACCACACCGCCGTCGATGCGGAGGAGGCGGGGCTGGTGGTGATCTATGCCGGCCACTACGCCACCGAGACCCTCGGCGTGCAGGCACTCGCCGCGCGCGTGGCCGCGCAGTGGAACCTGCCCTGGTCCTTCCTGCCGGCACCAAGCGGTCTGTGA
- a CDS encoding BMP family protein, with amino-acid sequence MTYSKRRGFGAPFSTLVSLSALALLNACAPPDSPSKADSTTGAAQLRVALLTPGPISDQAWNGGAYAGLQRIRDSLGARISHIQTKTPAEFDENFRLYGEQGYSLVIGHGFEYQDAAGRIAPEFPRTTYVTTSGTLTGPNIAGLEFAFEDGAYLAGIVAGATTKTGTIGAIGGQEIPPVKRSFYAFEQGARSVNPSIRVITSYIGNWDDASAGKEQALAQIGRGADVIFQNADAAGFGIFQAAREARGVRVFGANSDQNAVAPEVVLGSVVIDLPHAFLLVARELQAGTFKPRVIALGMKTDVVRLVLNPQLRSTIPATALAAVDSVTKRLITGDFTAPVPPAAATAK; translated from the coding sequence ATGACTTACAGCAAAAGGCGCGGGTTTGGGGCGCCTTTTTCCACATTGGTGTCGCTTAGTGCGCTGGCCCTTCTCAATGCGTGCGCACCACCGGATTCGCCCAGCAAGGCGGACTCGACAACGGGCGCCGCACAGCTCCGCGTCGCGCTCCTGACCCCGGGCCCGATCTCGGACCAGGCCTGGAACGGTGGCGCCTATGCCGGACTCCAGCGCATCCGGGATTCACTCGGTGCACGCATCAGCCACATCCAGACCAAGACGCCTGCAGAGTTCGATGAGAACTTCCGCCTCTACGGCGAGCAGGGCTATTCACTCGTCATCGGGCACGGCTTCGAATACCAGGACGCCGCCGGTCGGATCGCACCGGAATTCCCGCGCACGACATACGTCACGACCTCAGGCACCCTCACCGGCCCCAACATCGCCGGACTGGAGTTCGCCTTCGAGGATGGTGCCTATCTCGCCGGCATCGTCGCCGGCGCCACCACGAAGACGGGGACCATCGGTGCGATCGGCGGCCAGGAGATCCCCCCCGTGAAACGCAGCTTCTACGCGTTCGAGCAGGGTGCCAGGTCGGTCAATCCGTCCATCCGGGTCATCACCTCGTACATCGGCAACTGGGACGACGCCAGCGCCGGCAAGGAGCAGGCGCTGGCGCAGATCGGCCGAGGCGCCGACGTGATCTTCCAGAATGCCGACGCCGCGGGATTCGGCATCTTCCAGGCCGCGCGCGAAGCCCGCGGCGTCCGGGTATTCGGAGCAAACAGCGACCAGAACGCGGTGGCACCGGAGGTCGTCCTCGGCAGCGTGGTGATCGACCTCCCGCATGCATTCCTGCTCGTCGCGCGTGAGCTGCAGGCCGGCACCTTCAAGCCGCGTGTCATTGCACTCGGCATGAAGACCGACGTGGTGCGCCTCGTGCTCAATCCGCAGCTCCGCAGCACGATTCCGGCTACCGCGCTCGCCGCCGTGGATTCGGTCACGAAGCGCCTCATCACCGGCGACTTCACCGCACCGGTGCCTCCCGCAGCCGCGACCGCGAAATGA
- a CDS encoding ParB/RepB/Spo0J family partition protein: MPPEQPRRLGRGLEALLAMKNPEPRGAAAATSDTLPAAGLQNLRLSEIRPNPYQPRKEFKLEELSELQASLRASGLLQPITVRPSQHGTGYELIAGERRFRAASSLGWTEIPAVVRTIDDKTLLTLALIENLQRSDLNPLEEAEGYKRLVDEFALSHTQVGEVVGKDRSTVANLLRLLQLPAAVRRLLGDGAISLGHARALLGLGDERAMIDLAREAASQGLSVRDVERRVQGAPTARMAGKATPAKTRTGSSAEARSIEDRLRRHLQTDVSVHLAKGKSTKGELRIHFYSNDDLARVLDLILGADSTG, translated from the coding sequence ATGCCCCCTGAACAGCCACGCCGCCTGGGACGCGGACTCGAAGCGCTTCTCGCCATGAAGAACCCGGAACCCCGAGGCGCCGCCGCAGCGACCAGCGACACGCTGCCCGCCGCCGGACTCCAGAACCTCCGGCTCAGCGAGATCCGCCCGAACCCGTATCAGCCCCGCAAGGAGTTCAAGCTCGAGGAACTCTCGGAATTGCAAGCGTCACTCCGAGCCTCCGGACTCCTCCAGCCCATCACCGTGCGCCCGTCCCAGCACGGCACTGGATACGAACTGATCGCCGGCGAACGCCGATTCCGCGCCGCATCCTCCCTCGGATGGACCGAGATCCCAGCCGTCGTCAGGACCATCGACGACAAGACGCTGCTCACGCTCGCACTCATCGAGAACCTCCAGCGAAGCGACCTCAACCCCCTCGAGGAAGCCGAAGGCTACAAGCGCCTCGTCGACGAGTTCGCCCTCTCGCACACACAGGTCGGCGAAGTGGTCGGAAAAGACCGATCCACCGTCGCCAACCTCCTCCGACTCCTCCAGCTCCCCGCCGCGGTCCGACGACTCCTCGGCGACGGCGCGATCTCACTCGGACACGCCCGCGCGCTGCTCGGACTCGGCGACGAACGCGCCATGATCGACCTCGCCCGCGAAGCCGCATCCCAGGGACTCTCCGTCCGAGACGTCGAACGACGCGTGCAGGGAGCACCGACCGCACGCATGGCCGGAAAAGCCACACCCGCGAAAACCCGGACCGGGAGCTCGGCTGAAGCTCGGAGCATCGAGGACCGGCTCCGCAGACACCTTCAGACGGACGTCAGCGTTCACCTCGCGAAAGGCAAGTCGACCAAGGGCGAACTCCGTATCCACTTCTACTCGAACGACGACCTTGCCCGCGTGCTCGACCTGATCCTTGGGGCGGATTCGACAGGCTGA
- a CDS encoding ParA family protein gives MARVIAIANQKGGVGKTTTAVNLAASLAVAEQRTLLIDGDPQGNATSGIGLARDAAVKTTYDVLIGEATIAESRHRRVQFPSLDVLPATADLAGAEVELVDRDEREAMMRKAVAAVRDEYDYVLIDCPPSLGLITVNMLAAADALLIPVQCEYYALEGLSQLLNTVHLVQRSVNPGLGIDGVLLTMYDARLNLSRQVATDAREYFGPKVFESVIPRNVRLAEAPSFGKPIILYDLASVGAQAYMAVAKELIARHRKSPTPAPSSAGQRAES, from the coding sequence GTGGCACGAGTCATCGCAATCGCGAACCAGAAGGGCGGGGTCGGCAAGACGACCACCGCAGTCAACCTCGCCGCCAGCCTGGCGGTCGCGGAACAGCGCACCCTGCTGATCGACGGCGATCCGCAGGGCAACGCGACGTCCGGCATCGGACTCGCACGGGACGCCGCCGTGAAGACGACGTATGACGTGCTGATCGGCGAAGCGACGATCGCGGAGTCTCGTCATCGTCGGGTGCAGTTCCCGTCCCTCGACGTCCTTCCCGCCACTGCGGACCTCGCCGGCGCCGAAGTGGAACTCGTCGATCGCGACGAGCGCGAGGCGATGATGCGAAAGGCCGTCGCCGCCGTGCGCGACGAGTACGACTACGTGCTGATCGACTGCCCGCCTTCGCTGGGACTCATCACCGTGAACATGCTCGCCGCCGCCGACGCGCTGCTCATCCCGGTGCAATGCGAGTACTACGCGCTCGAAGGCCTCTCCCAGCTGCTGAACACGGTCCACCTCGTCCAGCGAAGCGTCAACCCGGGTCTGGGAATCGACGGCGTCCTCCTCACCATGTACGACGCCCGGCTCAACCTCTCCAGACAGGTCGCCACCGACGCCCGGGAATACTTCGGCCCGAAAGTCTTCGAGTCCGTCATCCCGCGGAACGTCCGACTCGCAGAAGCCCCGAGCTTCGGCAAGCCGATCATCCTCTACGACCTCGCCTCCGTCGGAGCACAGGCATACATGGCCGTCGCGAAAGAACTGATCGCACGCCATCGCAAGTCGCCAACGCCGGCACCCAGCTCGGCCGGCCAACGCGCCGAATCCTGA